A genomic stretch from Lathyrus oleraceus cultivar Zhongwan6 chromosome 2, CAAS_Psat_ZW6_1.0, whole genome shotgun sequence includes:
- the LOC127121845 gene encoding proline-rich receptor-like protein kinase PERK8, with amino-acid sequence MKRMREPSEKSKKEKKAKLGESYGSRPPVPLAGSPSKSIPLSHSVKLKPIASSLPQTTQQQARALASQQPSHTEPEPEATSPPPEQQNPTTSEQPQTPPPAQQLNPPSEPQPIHSPSEPNPQPEQTTSSRSAIPTPPTSVASITPTLNLGDTNPPSPSSPASAIEPENAFPTLEEAIKVFTESSVEKIKSLTINSGISDDPSEARKEAEEKARLEEEQRIREAEEKAAAEAEAAVAEAKAKVKAEAEEETCVAAEEVAKARADDLT; translated from the exons atgaagaggatgcgagagccCTCTGAGAAGTCCAAGAAGGAAAAGAAAGCAAAGTTGGGAGAATCTTATGGGTCAAGACCTCCAGTCCCTCTGGCTGGCTCTCCAAGTAAGTCTATACCTCTCTCCCACTCTGTTAAACTTAAACCtattgcttcttctcttccccaaaccacTCAA CAACAAGCtcgtgctctggcctctcaacaaCCATCACACACTGAACCTGAACCAGAAGCCACTTCCCCACCCCCTGAACAACAAAATCCAACTACATCTGAACAGCCTCAAACACCACCACCCGCACAACAACTAAATCCACCTTCTGAACCACAACCAATCCACTCACCATCTGAACCAAATCCACAACCTGAACAAACAACATCGTCCCGCTCTGCTATTCCCACACCACCAACTTCCGTTGCCTCCATCACTCCCACTCTAAATCTTGGTGACACCAATCCACCTTCTCCATCCTCCCCAGCCTCTGCCATTGAACCAGAAAATGCCTTCCCTACCCTAGAAGAAGCAATAAAAGTTTTTACAGAGTCTTCAGTagagaagatcaagtctctgaCTATCAACTCcggcatcagtgatgatccctctgaA GCTAGgaaggaagcagaagagaaagctCGCCTGGAAGAAGAACAGAGgatcagagaagctgaagaaaaggctgctgctgaagctgaagctgCTGTTGCTGAGGCTAAGGCTAAAGTTAAAGCCGAAGCTGAAGAAGAAACATGTGTTGCTGCAGAGGAAGTTGCCAAGGCCAGGGCTGATGATTTGACCTAG